The genomic segment TTAACACAAGGGGAAAACACCCTACGGACTGGTTTGCAGAATATCATTTGCTACTTAGCCAAGGTTGCTGAGAAAACCATGGAAATACTTCATAATTAGCTCAGCTATTTGGCTTAAATACGAAACACCGACTTTGAAGGgattcccccccaaaaaaaaaaacaccaaaaagcaCCTCACTCTAATCTAAGTTTTAGAAGACTGTCCATTGGCAAGCTGCTAAGATGACCCCTCAGTACAAAGGTTCTAGGAAAAGAAGTTGGCCCAGGTACTTCCCCGGTTAAAGTGTTTTCTGAAGGGGCACCCAGACTGTCTTAGAGCTTCATTTCCTCCTCTGCTCCCCAGACCTATGACATGGAGCACACTTTCTACAGCAATGGTGAGAAGAAGAAGATTTACATGGAAATCGATCCCATAACCAGAACAGAAATATTCAGAAGTGGAAATGGCACTGATGAGACATTGGAAGTACATGACTTTAAAAACGTGAGTTGACAGCTTCCCCTGAAGctttttcacttaaaatactACAATAATTGGATCGAGTTACACAAGAAATAACCTTTAACCTTCACTTCATTTACTACGACAAAGCTTTCTCTCTGAACTCAACGTTTGCTAGTCTGGGTCTCTGACAGGTCATGGAACTCATTAATTGAAACAATCACAGGCAAGTAAttgtattattgtttgtttgttttatagggATACACTGGCATCTACTTTGTGGGTCTTCAAAAATGCTTTATTAAAACTCAAATCAAAGTGATTCCTGAATTTTCTGAACCAGAGGAGGAAATAGATGAGGTATGTGAGAATAATGATTATACTGAAAGGTCTCACTTACTGGCCAGTCTGTGGACTAAGTGTTCTCTTCTCATTACACCCTCAAACAGTCTGGTAAATAGGCAGTATTATTAGCCCTGTTTTCAGATATAGGATCCGGGATTTAGGACCAAAGAGTGACTTGCTGAAAATGCACAGCCAGTGAATAGCAAATTGGGGTTCTTTAATTGAGGACttttaggaaaatgaaatttGTGTTTTGGGGTATAACACTATACTTTTATACCCAAATAcccataaaaaaatcaaaaatataaaaaactataTACTATTTTTGTCCCAAACCAATAATATCTAGTGAGAGGAATTAATCAGAGGAACAAAATTAATCATGAGTATGAGAAAGACTTGCAGAAAATTAGTCTAGGGATTGCGAAATGGCTCAGGgatccttagttcaattcccagtattcacatcagtcagctcacaactgtcagctccagggggatccaaCATATCTGACCTCCCGAGGCAACTTCATTcttatgcacacatatatccCAATAACTTtgagtatacacatgcatacccaaaactaaaaatataataaaaataggggctggaggtCTACCTCAGAGATTTAGAGTACTGACTAAactattccagaggacccatgtttcTAGTTCtaagcacccatatggtggctcacaaccatctgtaactctagttacaggAGATCCAATGCCACCTTCTGGTAAAGcagatatgcatgcatacatacacctaaaataattttaaaattaaataataaaaataaattgtgtttaAGACTGGAAATTGGTCCCAAGGCTACGAGAGGGTCATACCACTTGTGTCATGCTCCAACAATCACCGACTTTAAAGGTTTCTGTTTGTTCCCCTTACCATTCTATGCTGAGCTGTTGGTTTGACAATCCGCAGCTCTCCTCAGAAGAAGCAAAAGCAAAGGCAAAAAACGTCAACCTAAGATGAATTCTCTGGATCCACTAATAAACTGGGATGAGTAGGCCCCTGCTCCAATTAGTGAATGAATGATGCCAGGAAGCCACGGGAAATGGGTCATCACCTGCCTAAAATACATCACTCCTCACCATCCTTTAGGTTCTTTTGGTTTAACTTAGTTTGGTTTtgtcctgagaggttctgccagagcctgaccaatacaagtgcagatgctctcagccaaccattggactgagcagggggtccccaatggaggagttaggggaaggatcgaaggaggtgaaggggtttgcaaccccataggaagaacaacaatatgaaccaaccagtaccctcagagctcccagggactaaaccaccaaccaaagagtatatacatggtgggactcatggctccagcagcatgtgtaacTGAGAAATGCCTTTatcagtcatcaattggaggggaggcccttaATCCTGTGAGGGCTCTGTACAGACAGGCAGCAATGAGAGGCTAAAGCGATATAATAGGatttttcttcagtgatataGAAACAATGGCCATGTCTTTTCTAGGCCCTAATTTTTCATTCAGTTAATTTGGTGAGATCTTTTAAAGAATCCATATATTCACCTCATGATAGTAAAATCATCTCATCTCCTAGAAAACAGAATGTCACACAACAGGTCTCTTTTAGTGCGACAAAATTTGTGGTTGGATAATTCCAAAAGCTTGGACTTCCCTCGGCACAGTGTCCTTGGCGTGCACCTGGAAACCATGCAGAGTCAGCATCCAAAGAGCCCGGAGTCTGCTACCAAAGCTAGGGAGCGCATCAGTCCCATCTTCTGCAAGCCCTTTCAACGTGTTCCAAGGTCTTTACAGACTCAAGGGCAAAAGAGCCAGGACTTGAAAGTTGTGAATGGGTCAGAGAAAAATTACACAAAGACATATTTtggtgaataaataaacacactgaAAACTCgtaaaggcaggaagaaacaaaagaagggagaaaaggccTTATTAAGAGCagtcataaagttacaaagccgCATTGACAAGTTGGTATAAGAACGGGGGTATAAGAAGACCGGGGTATTCGAGGTAACTACTCCCAGCactagaaaaggaagagaaggtttttttttttttttttttaggagaaacCCTAACTGTTGGAGattggtttctttaaaatttttttattatttatttattacaagtacactgtagctgtcttcagacgcaccagaagagggcgtcagatctcactacaggtggttgtgagccaccatatggttgctgggatttgaactcatgaccttcggaagagcaatcagtgctcttacccgctgagctatctcaccagcctgagaagGGACTTTTAACAAAATTCTGCGAAGGTCTGTAAACCAGAGAGCCCTCTGCAAGATAAACGTTAAACATTTACAATGACTGGGATTAATGAGTTCACTTTCCATAAGCAGAAggctttaaaatatgaaaagacaaaTTTCTTGCAAATCCAAAATGATAGGTTAATTGGCTATTTAACAGATCTCACTAGTTTAGATTATAAGAggtcttttgtttggtttagtttagtttttttcccTCCTGAGGTGAAATCCTGGGTTCAGCCTTAGCTACACTAGTAAAACATGGCAGGTATTCACCCATTTAGAGGGGAGACATAAATCACTCATAGTACAAGCACAAATTAAAGCTTGTGTGGCCCAGGGAGTGCCCAGAACACCATGCAAAGCTTTTCAAGGGAAATGATGGCAGGCAAGGCCCTTTTCTAGTGAGTAGCCTTGCAGCCAGACCCAGATGGAAAGGATCAGTCATCAGCTCTTCTATGTACGTCTACTGTCAGCACAGCATGGAGACTGCTCATGAGCAGCCAACCCTAGCCTTGCAAGTCAGGCTCAAAACGCACTGGTTTTCAGTACTCCCTATCATCTGGCCAGCCGCACTAATTCTTCTCTAATCCCACCCCTGGCCTACTTTCTTCTTTCAGAATGAAGAAATTACTACCACTTTCTTTGAACAATCAGTGATTTGGGTTCCTGCAGAAAAGCCTATTGAAAACAGAGACTTCCTGAAAAATTCGAAAATTCTGGAGATTTGCGATAATGTGACCATGTACTGGATCAATCCCACTCTAATCGCAGGTATCATCTCCTGTCCCTGGTCTATTCCTCCCAGTGATGGTACCATGCTAGTCATGGTGATACCCTTCTGTATTCCCAGTACCCCggagtctgaggcagaaagattttgagttcgaggccaatctaaGCAATAtatgatctcaaaaaaaaaaaaaaaaaaaagattggaacAGGTTAATGTTTGCAGCATTTAGCGACCacatttttatgaaaacaaatgatCAGTTTATACCTTCTTGGAAGAAACTGTATATGCTGACTATGGTGAAGAGGGAAGTTTTCACAGCCAAGTTATAAATCAGATAAATTAATGCTGACAGGCTTTTAAAATATCTCAGGAAAGGTAACACCACCGTAATGTGACCAGTGATAGCAAAAAGCTAATCTATCTTTCTTTGTACATCTATATTCATTGCAGCAGGGATGCTAGACTATTCCTCAAAACCACAGTGGGCCCAACCCAAGAACTGGAGAAAGAAGAGACCGAACAGTGCACTACTGCCTCAAGAATTCTCATGTCAAATGACGTTCTACCCTAGAATATAGGACAattgtggggggcggggggagacagacagagaatgttTAAGGAATCATGATAAATGGGACTGAAGGTTAGAGGTCCAGAGCAGAAAAGTACAACCTTCAATTCAAGAAGATGAAGGTCCCTAGGCACGTTATTCTGTCTAGGTATCACAGACTTTGGCCTCCCTCATTCTGCACAATGACTACTACTATATCACTCAAGACAGGAGAGTCCCAACAATGCAGGCCTCTATTGCTATTATTTggagttgtttgtttgattgtgggttttttatttgttattaaagGTGACAAATGCAATCCGGTATCCTGGACTTGGGTGCTGCAAAGCAAAGAACAAGGATGGAAATACTGATGACTAGTCTGTAGCTTAGTTAATGGCAATGAAACAATGCCTCCTTCTTAGTTCTGACAGTTGGACCGCAGTTGTGTAAGATAACCAGAAAGGGAgtgaaaaaaagaatatgtgggGACATATACTTTCAGCAAATCTTCCACAGACCTAAGTTGAAAATGAGGtacacatgggggtgggggcagtgctGGCGAGATTTCTCAGTGGGCAAACACTTGTtaatcttgcagaggactcaggtttaatTCGAAGTACCCACAACCATcttcaactccagttctaggttaTCTGATACCCTGTTCTGCCCTCTGTGGacattatatgtgtatggtgcacagacatacatgctggcaaaacatccatatatgaaaaaaatatataaacctaaaaaattgagaaacaaaagagaaatgatgggAGAGCAGCTAACACCAAATCAAATCAGACAATCAAGACGTATTTTTGATCACTTGCAGCTAAAACCACTGAGGGAGACAGAAGTCCCTCGTCTTGTCAGTTGACTCTATTACTAAGAAAAGGAGTAAATTTTTGATGTTAAACAAGCAATGAGGCTGGTGAGAAGCCAAATAGTCTCTGAACTGTCCACTTAAACAGCTAGGAAATGCAGCCCATGTGCGCCTAATTTATCCCAGTCAAAGGGCAGACAAAAATAACTCTCCTCAACTGTTGTCTTCTTATACCCTCCTCCCGGAAGTGCTTGCAAAGTGATGGCATCCCAATTTTGTGTTTGTTATCTTAGTTTCAGAATTACAGGACTTTGAGGAGGATGGTGAAGATCTTCACTTTCCTACCAGCGAGAAAAAGGGGATTGACCAGAATGAGCAATGGGTGGTCCCACAAGTGAAGGTGGAGAAGACCCGCCACACCAGACAAGCAAGCGAGGAAGACCTTCCTGTAAATGATTATGTGAGTGCTGCCCACTGCACTCATGTTCAGggcagaaacaaaagaactcTCATAAAACTTACTACCTCCGAAAGCACTTGGAAAAATTAGCATGGGTTTAACAAATACTTAAACTCAGACTCTCCAGAGAGTGTGATCAAAACCAGTCTTGATGGCATATCTTGATTTAGCTAAAACATTTAATTTCtcatcaccccccccccactcagAGTCACAAAGTCCACTCTTGCTTGGTGGGACCTCCTCCTAGAGAGCTTTCCATCCAAcactgtcttcttcttctttcagaCTGAAAATGGAATCGAATTTGACCCCATGCTGGATGAGAGAGGTTACTGTTGTATTTACTGTCGTCGAGGCAACCGCTACTGCCGTCGTGTCTGTGAACCTTTACTAGGCTACTACCCATACCCCTACTGCTACCAAGGAGGTCGAGTCATCTGTCGTGTCATCATGCCTTGCAACTGGTGGGTGGCCCGCATGCTTGGGAGAGTCTAATAGGAAGTTTGAGTTCAAATGCTTAACCTTCTGTTAGCCAACATATAATTAATGCATGCTACTCCATGAATTTCTGCCTATGAGGCATTTGCCTCCAAGTAGCCTATCCTTCAGAATTACTTGTAGGATATTCCTCTCTTCGTGTTCTAATAAACTTCTACATCATCATCAATGGCCTTGTTGCTGCTGAACACAATGGGGAAGCGTTTGCTGAGAATATTCCTGGCAACTGGAATAGACTAGACCTGCCTAAAATGGATGGCAAAAATGGCAGTCTGAACTACATCACCAGGCTTGGGTAGAGCCTAATAGTTCCCAAATCCCCTATTTTTACTGTGCTGTTTTGACAAAGTAAAAAATGAAGGGGTGATGGCAAAATGTCCccagaagcaatgaagaaaagcACAAGCTTGTGTGCATAGTCCCAGTGCTTAATTACCTGAAAGGCATGCTGTGGACTTAAGTGTCTATAAAGCTGCTGGTCAGGCAGTGAGTCACAGCAGGCCAACACTTAAATATTCTAACTGCTCCGACTCAGCAAAGGAGAAAGCTAACTTAGCAAAAGGGGTCCTGGGTTTCCCTCAACTCTAGACAAATTCAACATTTTAGAACCTTCACATCTGACTTTTCTTTACATCAGTATCTGGCTACATAATGTTCCAAAGCAATTTTCTGGAACATGAAGACTCATAAATAAAATCCATAGAAACGGACATATGAAAGTACTAGGGTGAAAAATCAAATGGGCCTTTTCCTCCCAGACTATAGGGAACTAGCCATTTGCTACTTAAAGGAATGGTAAGACCTAGTTCCCACCTACCCCATATTTTCCCTAGGAATAGGAAAGAGtacaaaagtgaaagaaaaaaactggTTAGAAGGTAATGTTAACTTTGATGTCCCTGCAAGGTCAAGTTTCAAAATTCATGCTCTGCCAATCTGTCACACCCCTTGTAGGTTCATTTGAAGATAACATTGCTCAACTAAGCATTATTGCATCATGACAATAACTGTCTGGAAATTTCCATCATATAAAACCCTCACCTGGTCACCTTTTGTGGACCAGGAAGTCATATTCTTCCACTTCACCATTGAGAAAATACATAGAGACGGCTATAACCAAGACTGGCTTAGGATTAGCAAGTTACTAATTAAGAGCATACATGCTGTACTTAGATTATTAATAGCCACAAAATGAAAGTGCAATCAAATATATCTAACAATGTTCCCTCTATTATTAATTACTTAAAAGGTCCCAGACTTTTTTGAAGTACTCCAATTATAATGGGAATTAATTTATGtttgaaatagaaaaatgtgAAAGATGAGATCAATTTGAGGCTGTATGAACTTAGTGGTGTTagctatcattttttaaataaattactctTTTTAACACTGTTTCCAATGATTAGCCAGTAACTTTAAGTTATGGAGACACTAAAAATTGAATAGTCTCTAGGATACTATATGTACCTTGCTCGGTGGAGGATACAAATTTCCTAAGAACGACAACTGGCATACATGATTGCAAATACAGGAACATATAGAATAATAACTACAGTTGTATTTCCtaggtatatgtacatacatgcacatctatacacacccacatatattAGGAACTATGGAGTGTTCTATGTAACAGTGTTGGAGTCCAAATTCCTGTTcacattttccccttctttctttccttctactcccCGCCCCTTCTCTGTCTTCATTCTGGAATCTGAACCCAGAGTCTTGAGCATGTGAGACACAGAAAGCATCTCTTATTCCAATAATATACCCCAACCTGCTAGTAATTTCACAGTGGGAAAGTACGAATCCTTTAATGAGACAGACTATTAATccaaacagggaaagaaaagagcatGTTTAAGTAGCTTTCCAACCATCTCTTggtttacagagaagaaaaacagcacTACAAAGAAGCAAATGAACCCATATATACTTCAGTCTATTTCAGCTTAGGTACAAGCCAGAAGGGACAAAGGAGACAGTGTTCCCACTTCTGCCAGAGCTTTTGGCCTTCAAGTCCTGTGTAAAAGCCTCACCACTATATCCCTTCTGCCACACTTATATCTACTCAATTGAAAGTAGAGCAGCCTCATtacccctgcctctcttccctaTGCCAACTTTCCAATCCCAAGGAGCAACACCAAAGGAAGCTCTGTTCCCACGTGTGTGTTTCacctgtgtatgaatgtgtactaCATGTATGCCTAGTTCCCTCAGAGGCCTGGAGAGGGCACAAGATCCTCTTGAAAATAGAGCTGAAGGCTCCATGCGTGCACTGGGAACCCAatcccagtcctctgtaagaatagcaagtgcttttacctgctagACCATCTCTTCCTGCCCCTGTATTTGGTATTttaagcaatctctccagtggCAGAAATTTGAATGTATCTCTGTCCTCTATGCCAGGCTCTTACCAAATGCTGCCAATTCTCCCTCCTGAACCACCCCTCAATTGTTTTTATAGTCCAGTTCACACTCTTAGCATTAATGGTGACCACCTTTCCTTGATGAAACTCCCACATTGTAGATTAAAGTTAACTTAAATGCTTTCACATGAAGTTTGCTTTTCACGGCTTGATTTTATTCATGTCATTTCTTACCTGATGGTCTATAATAGCTACTTACTACACTAAAGATCAGGTGTAACTTACATAGAAGACACCCTTAGCCAAACTACTCAATGGCTACCTCCaatcccccttctcctctcactACCATATGACCCCCTTGGCAGTCCTCAAGTGCCTTAGCTTCATTACCGGCTCGCCCAGTCACCCCATCCTCTCTATGCCCTCTTGCCCACACAGGAAATCTAAATATTCTGGATTTCAATATGGGGTCTAAAGTATACAGGACACtcctaattatatatttatatatattggtagaagaggagaaagaaggtagGAGAGTGGCGGCTATAAGTACAAAGCCCTTAGGAATCCTACAAAAGGTTAGCCTTGAGCTCTGTTCAAACTGGGGATGAATTATCTTCTCTTACTTAAATCTACTTCTGTATTCGTCATCTTCTGACAATTACAACAGTGACGAATGCCTCTAACTGCAGAATGATTGAACGCTTCCATGACTGCCCACGGCCCAGGCATCTATTTCCATTATAAAACTGCAGCCTTTTGCATTTTAATCTCCAGTTTCAATGATTCTAAGTATAAGGGGGTGGGATGCAAAAGGTATAACTTCTATGAAATCACAAGAAATATCATATTACCTTCCAGATTCTTTGGGGATCTCAATTTCAATTAAAAGAAGTCAGGTGAGGGGAAGCCATCCATTGCTCCCACTCAGCAGAAGGACACTATGCATTCGTGTGCTCAGCACCTTCCTGCACACCTAAAATGTCTCTTTGGCAGGACTAGGGGCAAAGAAAatctattttgagtttttatatatAAGGCTTCACTGTCTGGCTGAGTCCAAAACTGTCACTTTGGCTCCTAAAGTCTAACACTGAAAGCTTACTGAGATAAATATGGACCTTCTCATTTGGGCTGTCAGGAAATGCGtggatctattttatttatacccttaaaaatgatttcatttttggCTTTCCTTTTTTGAAGAAGTTTCATATAGGGCTTAATTTTGCTGACAGCATGCTGTTCCctaacaagaaagaaaagtgactccATATTCAAAACCAGGTATGAGTGTATAACCAAAAATTATTGTCGCTGGCAGCACAGAAGTCCTGCTTTAACGTCTCTGAGAGTATTTTAAATCAATTTCCATGAAAGCACCTTATCCAATAACTGCACTTGTGATTTTTTTAGATGAATATTCTGTTTTGGTATTTACAGACTAAGAAGTAATCACTTGTCTACTTGCTGCTTTGGTATTTGGTTCTATTCGTCTGTATTTTCCTCTACTTTCTTAACAGCATACTCAT from the Mastomys coucha isolate ucsf_1 chromosome X, UCSF_Mcou_1, whole genome shotgun sequence genome contains:
- the Tnmd gene encoding tenomodulin, with the protein product MAKNPPENCEGCHILNAEALKSKKICKSLKICGLVFGILALTLVVLFWGSKHFWPEVSKKTYDMEHTFYSNGEKKKIYMEIDPITRTEIFRSGNGTDETLEVHDFKNGYTGIYFVGLQKCFIKTQIKVIPEFSEPEEEIDENEEITTTFFEQSVIWVPAEKPIENRDFLKNSKILEICDNVTMYWINPTLIAVSELQDFEEDGEDLHFPTSEKKGIDQNEQWVVPQVKVEKTRHTRQASEEDLPVNDYTENGIEFDPMLDERGYCCIYCRRGNRYCRRVCEPLLGYYPYPYCYQGGRVICRVIMPCNWWVARMLGRV